Proteins encoded within one genomic window of Alosa alosa isolate M-15738 ecotype Scorff River chromosome 24, AALO_Geno_1.1, whole genome shotgun sequence:
- the tmem256 gene encoding LOW QUALITY PROTEIN: transmembrane protein 256 (The sequence of the model RefSeq protein was modified relative to this genomic sequence to represent the inferred CDS: deleted 1 base in 1 codon), translated as MTASQVVTRLAGVSGALAVAAGAYGAHGFRRSDREDYLKELYETANKYHFYHSLALVGAARCRKPALAGTILLAGMGCFCGSLYHQAITGDPGLSKVAPIGGTLLIAGWAAMIL; from the exons ATGACTGCGTCCCAAGTTGTTACGAGATTAGCTGGCGTTTCTGGGGCGCTTGCCGTGGCCGCTGGGGCTTATGGAGCACACG GCTTCAGACGGAGTGACAGAGAGGATTACTTGAAAGAG TTGTATGAGACC GCAAACAAGTATCATTTCTACCACAGCCTGGCGCTCGTAGGTGCAGCCCGCTGCCGAAAGCCTGCACTG GCTGGCACCATACTACTGGCTGGCATGGGGTGCTTCTGCGGATCCTTGTACCATCAAGCGATTACTGGTGACCCTGGCCTCAGCAAGGTGGCACCAATCGGGGGCACACTGCTCATTGCTGGCTGGGCTGCAATGATCCTTTAA